In Candidatus Hydrogenedens sp., the DNA window ATTGACACAATTACAGGGAAGCATAAAATCACAGTAAGCATAGGGGGTATACTCATTCAGGGTAAAGATACAATAGACAGTATAATTAAATATACGGATGAAATGTTATATTTAGCAAAAGAAAAAGGAAGAAACCAGGTTTGTTTTAAGGAGTTAACAAACTATGAGTAATTCAAAAAAAAGCAATCATAAAAACAATAACATAGAGAATCCTGAGTGTTCTCAAATAACATTAGCATATATATTGGACTTATTACCAACGGGGATCTTTATTAAAGACAAAAATCTAAAATATATAAAAGTAAACAAAACATATGCATGTTTCTTTAATAAACAACCGAATGAAATCATACAGCTCACCGACTCTGACCTTTTTGATAAAGAAACCCATAAACTTTTTGTAGATGCATGTAATATTGCCCTTCAAGGAAGTGCATTCCAAAATCCCGATTTTGTCCTCCAAATTAATGGGGAGAGGCGACATTTCATTGCATATATTGCCCCTTTGAAGGCTACTGATGGTTCAATTGATGTTATTTTTGGGTCTATGCTTGATGTTACTGAATTTCGAGAAACTCAAACAAATTTCAAGAACCTATTCTACTCAATGCAAGAAGCCTTTGCAGAACATGAAATGATATATGATGAAGAAGGAAATCCAGTGGATTACCGATTCATTATTGTAAATCCAGCCTTTGAGAATATGACTGGACTTAAAATAGAAAATGTCATTGGAAAACGAGTAAAAGAGGTATTACCCGACTTGGAACCCTTCTGGATTAACACGTATGCTCATGTGGTCAAAACAGGTAAACCTATCACCTTTGTAAATTTAACAAAGAGTTTAAACAGATATTATTTAGTCTATGCATATAAAACAGGTCCCAAACACTTTGCATGTATATTCACAGATATTACAGAACAAAAAAGATTTGAAGAAGAAATAAAAAGATTAAATCGTGAATGGGAAAAGGCTTACCAAAACATCAACAGTGTTATCTGGTTTTTAGATGAGGAATTCAAAATTACACGCACCAATAGTATTGTTAAGGAAATTTTAAATCTCGCCCCTGAAGAGGTATTAGGTAAAAGATGTTGGGAAATCATTCACCACACAAAGGAACCACCTTCCTTCTGCCCAGTAATAAAATTAATGAAAACAAAAAGAAGAGAACGAGCGCTATTCCAACAGAATAATAAATGGTATGAAGTGGTCGCAGACCCTGTATTTAATGATGATAACCAGATTATAGGAGTGATACATATCCTTTCAGACATTACTGAACAAAAACAATTAGAACAAGAAAAAGAAGAACTACAAAAACAACTTATACACTCCCAAAAATTAGAGGCATTAGGACGACTTGCTGGAGGTATTGCCCATGACTTCAATAATATGTTAAGTGTTATTATGGGAAATATCGAACTGGCACTTTTCAAAGAGAAGGAAATACAACCAATTAAAAACTATCTCATAGAAATTCGCAATGCTGTTGAACGTTCAGCAAATCTGACACAAAAAAATCCTTGCCTTTGCAAGGAAGCAATCTACTCAACCCAAAGTGATTAATATTAACAAAGAAATACAACAAAATCTACAACTCTTAAAAAGAATTATTCCTGAAAGAATCCTCATTGAATTCCAACCCGCTGATAATTTATGGGATGTGTTTGCGGATTCTGCCCATATCGATACAATTATACTTAACTTGTGCGTTAACGCTCGTGATGCAATTCCTAATGATGGAAAAATTACTATCAAAACGGAGAACATAACGATAGATTCAGAATTCACTAAAAAATACATTGAAGCCACCACAGGCGATTACGTACTTATCAAAATATCCGATACTGGGACAGGTATACATCCCGACATCCTGCCGCATATTTTTGAACCATTCTTTACAACCAAAAAACAGGGCGAGGGCACAGGTTTAGGTTTAGCAACTGTGTATGGAACCGTTAAACAAAATAATGGTTTTATAACTGTAGAAAGCACTGTGGGCAAGGGAACTACGTTCACTATTTATCTGCCAAGATATAAAGAAGAAACAAGCGAAAATAAAAATGACACAAAAGACTGGATACCAGAACTTGATGTAATACCCG includes these proteins:
- a CDS encoding PAS domain-containing protein — translated: MSNSKKSNHKNNNIENPECSQITLAYILDLLPTGIFIKDKNLKYIKVNKTYACFFNKQPNEIIQLTDSDLFDKETHKLFVDACNIALQGSAFQNPDFVLQINGERRHFIAYIAPLKATDGSIDVIFGSMLDVTEFRETQTNFKNLFYSMQEAFAEHEMIYDEEGNPVDYRFIIVNPAFENMTGLKIENVIGKRVKEVLPDLEPFWINTYAHVVKTGKPITFVNLTKSLNRYYLVYAYKTGPKHFACIFTDITEQKRFEEEIKRLNREWEKAYQNINSVIWFLDEEFKITRTNSIVKEILNLAPEEVLGKRCWEIIHHTKEPPSFCPVIKLMKTKRRERALFQQNNKWYEVVADPVFNDDNQIIGVIHILSDITEQKQLEQEKEELQKQLIHSQKLEALGRLAGGIAHDFNNMLSVIMGNIELALFKEKEIQPIKNYLIEIRNAVERSANLTQKNPCLCKEAIYSTQSD
- a CDS encoding ATP-binding protein, with protein sequence MININKEIQQNLQLLKRIIPERILIEFQPADNLWDVFADSAHIDTIILNLCVNARDAIPNDGKITIKTENITIDSEFTKKYIEATTGDYVLIKISDTGTGIHPDILPHIFEPFFTTKKQGEGTGLGLATVYGTVKQNNGFITVESTVGKGTTFTIYLPRYKEETSENKNDTKDWIPELDVIPEEKRGAVLIIDDEKSVLDTLSYIISRMGFEPILTTDPIEAIKLAKENKGKIKLLISDVILPVMNGFDLSKRIEEFIPSLKTLFISGYAEELITHELQPLQEVHLLNKPFSIQILTQKIKELLEL